The genomic DNA CTAAGTAATCTTAAATGGAGGATGATGCACTtcacttttatgaagaaaaataagttttctataaaaagaaagaaaagaaatatataacctTTACTTACAGCAACACACATCGATATTCACCTAATCTTACCTCCCAGTCACGGCTCTAAAAGGCTGCAGCTATGCCCTGTGCAAAGTCTTCAGATTTAAGAACACAGATCTCTCCTCCACGTAAGTGAAGAGCTTTGAATAGTCTTGCCCACCTGAAGTGCGATGTGACCAATAATAATGTCAATTATTTTTGGCCACACATGAGCCTTTGAGGTCATAAGACTGTCTTTTTGATAGCTATAGCACTGGAGAGTTCCACGGACAAACTTGTATTAATCCACTCTGAAGGTTGGAGGGTCTCTGGTTTTGCACCCCAATTTGTGGATTAAACTAATAGCCCCTCAGTGTGAACTTCTCCATCCCCTTACTTGATGAAACATTGGGTGCTAATCAAGAGGAGTTGCTTTAGTGTCCTGTGAAGCTCTGCAGTGCTTATCTCAAGAGGACTTGACATCACAGGCTTGTGTGTCAGTGACTCTTCCTTATCACTAGCAGAATAAAGGAAGGGGTGTTGAAGAAGGCTCTCTCTCCCTTGCTTTGTGAGACAATCAAATAGCATTTACTTAAACCATTTTAAGGTTTGAGGTACTAGCTTGAACTTGGCACTCACAAAGTCATAAGGAATAGGTCCCAGTTTAGCCTTCCAAAGAATCTTGCAGTTGGATAGGTGATTGAGTCTGAAAGTGACAAACAACCTTTTCAGTTCTCCATTCTAGTAAGTATACCAACAAGTCCTTCAACATTTAGTTCTTGGTCCTCTGGTGGCAGCTCTGGTAGTTGTGCAGTCAGTCAAGCGCCCCCAACTTGTCTATGGTATAATATGTTCGAGGTAAGTGAGCTTCTGAGGAGCAGGGAAAAGCATTtcccaaggttgtggtggccgatgtggtactgtccctgactggtgaacgtcagactggggttcgagtcccgctcaaacttattagtcctttggtcgctgcaacctcaccatcctagtgagcttaggaagtggggtttgggggagactaaggtctatctgccgagtcatcagcagccattacctggccctaaatggtcctagcttgggtggacagtgggcttgggcactgatcatatgtatctatggtcagtctctagggcacagtcctgcttgatagggcaatgtcactgtcccctgcctctgtcattcatgagcagcctttaaaccaagCATCAACCAACTAAATGTATCTGGTCTTcctctagcttgatggagaggggccttgggcactgaccataAATAAAAAAAGGCCATTCTccagggaattgtcactgtcccttacctctgccaaacATGAGCAACCTTTAAGTGTAGAATTTCTGCACACACAAATAGGCTATAATAAAAGAAATTGGCTTTTCCGGATTATTTGTTTTACATCTTAAAATGGCCTCTTGGCAGTACCATAAAATCTCAGTTTGATTATACCAAGGGTttctatttatgtatgaatatctgATAGGTTATAGACATATAAAAaaccaaattttgattttatttaaatgTGTTCCATGAGATAATCTATTATGCAAACAATATACATTTCATATTCTAATTTCTCTGCTAGACATTTAGATACACATTGTATAAGAAAGTTAAGTTGTACTTTCATAAGAAATCCATACCAAGGTTAACTAAATAAAAACTGTATCTCTCACATTACAGTGTTTTATCACAGCTTTGATAATCAAGTTCTATCAACATTCAAACAGACAAATCAAAATAAGTTACTAATCCCTTAGATAGCTTGTGATGAAATCCAAATGCTAGAACCTTCATATCTAAGACTTAATATTTCTACCTCGACCAAAATAAAAACTACAAGTTAAAAATACTCCtgtctatatgtataaatactggtATGAATACTATATCCATCTAAAGCTAATATACATAACTGCAAAAATCTTATATTAACATTAATCGTAGCTAATTAACAGACCTATTATAATAACAATAGAAGGAACGTAAAAGTAAGATACAATTAACGAGATAAGATTAGTGACAATCTTAATACTGTAATGCAACAAGTGAATGAGGTAACGTGAAAGAAAAGTATGTGAAGAGGACATTACAGTAATACGCAACTAACTGCAGTGCGAAGACAATTCATAGGTCTGAAAAGTAAAGGTGACAATTTCAATTATGAAAACTCAgctatatctacatatgtatgttgGCTTTGAGAAGGAGTAAAATCAAGACACCAATTTCTGTAAGTCAGGAAAGAAATGCAAGAAGGAATGCCCTTACTGAGTTACAGGAATAAGTTTCTAGAAAGTAATAAAATTTTGTGCAAAGAATTTTCCACTACTTGGCTGCCAGAAGAAttgcctaaatatttaaatttaatattgatcCTATTGGATAACGGCGCAAATTTTAACATGCTATTGTATATGTTTAAtagaatttattagaaaaaaagcATTTCTAAAAGCTTTTCTTTCACCCCTATCCTAAATGACCAAATACTCTCTACATAATGAGAAAACTAGGAACATAACTAACAGACTAAAGCTTTACCCTGCTTTGCAACCCTTTTATTAAGCTGTTGCTCATTAGTTTGTCATGACCAGAAGTGTACATGCATAAGGACCTAATCACTGATAAAACTCAATAAattatgtttataatttatattttataaaaattacattatGTCCTGTAACAAGTGCTAGTAACTTGCAAATGAACTTGCCCTATTAGTCCCCTTTCCTTCCTTGTTATAAACTTGGTTAATTATTCATTAGTTTGAAGCACAAACTTGTACTCCTTGTTTTCAAAGATGATGACTACCTTTAATGAGACCTACTCTTTCCCTATTGTTCTCACTTCTATCAAAGCTGAagtatttggaaaaataaaaactgTTTTTGTCTTCCTAAATAGTTTGCAAGGCACAACAGCCTCTCTTCaccaacaaaaatataaaatagtagGATAACATCTGGTTTGTTCTTGTACATGATCCTTCTATCTTAAACCTACCCTATCTCTAGTAGTACCCTTAGAAGATCTGTTATCTCTTTATTTCTGCTCTTTTAATAGATAAGTTCCTCCAAAACCTTTGTTGACTATATTTCCCTTCTTTTAATCAATAAAATCTTTCAAACCCTTTATTGCTCGCCTATTCTTATGCAGATGCTTCTCTCACCATCATTGCCATGGCATAATTCTATATCTATTGCATACTTCTGAATGGTACTAATGAAACCTGGTTTTGTTTGCACTTCAAGATCAATTTCATCTCTACCGTTTGATTTCAATTGATTTTGAAAATGGAAAATTGAAACCCATCACACAATTAGgtagaacatgaaaaaaaaaaatatcatgagagGCTCACATCAGTAGCCTGGATAAGTCTACTAGGAGGCTCAATGTGCTCTCAAGATGCAACCACAAACTTCTCTCCTGAACAGCTCTTGATTTTAAAATGACTCCACTGCCTTCTTATCAGCTACTGCCCTCATATCCGAGACACATTTTACAAACTGCTGGATTTGATGAAGTTGAATAAAAATGTTTCCTTATAATAAATGACTTCAAATCTGTCAAATGGTATTGTATGAACTATTATGGGCAGTGCTCTAGACAACACCTAATATCGCATTTCAACTCCACTTTCTCATCCTTGTAACTCGAACTAGATTTCTTATTGTCCCAGATGTTGAGTGGACATAGTTAACTCAAGGGTCAACCATTTACATCATTCCTTCACAGGTTTTAATTCTCGATCATTTAAACTTTCCTCACTCGTTATTGGAGCTCATCAGcacacttctttaaaaaaaaaataaatacggtagccatgcaaatatttttaatatagaaTAACTGAAATTGCctcaaatatcataaaaaaatacagAACATCCCATATTCCAAATAGAAAAACAGTATTTTAAACAGCCTTGTAAATGGCTAAGATTCTTTCTGTTATTCAAAccctcataaaaaaaaatgctaataaaaatGCATGCAATTTCAGCTTCATAAAACGACACACATTTGCCCTCATTTTTATTCTTATGCTCCCATCATTGTCAGATTTTTGTTAAGTAACTTTAAAATTTCTCAGAAACCTTGTTTCATCGAAATACAGTACTCACATTTGAGGATCTATGCAAATGTAGAAGACCTAAAAGCAAGTTTCTTTTTAGAGAGCTaagattcaataaaattttaaaagaaaattcttttgcaGATTCTACTAAATAACAGAGGATTTTCAAGATAAAGTAACGGTGATACTCAAAAGCCAAGTGAGTGAGATACTATAATGTATAccttatttatataaaaagagaaaagaatCTAATTAACAAAAGTATTATGCCATATACAATACATCATAATGTCCAGGTCTATATAAAAGGTGAATGATAGGCTCTTTGTCTTCAGGGAAATCATGTGTTGCAACAGTTGCGCCGTCTCCTCTATCTAGGTACATGACTCTAACTCCAACACCAAGGGCAGCAGTGAGAGCAACTATATGAAGGTGATCACACTCCCTGTACATTGGCTCCACTTCCTGAAATGAAATTTAGAATACAGtgctctcataaaaaaaaaatcataaatataaacaATTGTTTCAACTACAGTCAACTCTCACTACCCGTGATTAATTAGTTTATGAAAACGGCCCCACGCCCACAAGCCAGACTAGCCTCACTTTGACCTTTCAGCCTAGGCCATATAGGGGTGGTTAAGGAAGgttttgtatagctaagaaaaatacaaattactttaaacctGTCTTATTTGTtcctatgtgaaataaaaatcatTGTCCTTCAATAAGGAGATTCTGCTTGGTGGGCTGGAAGTACTCCACTAGAACCAAACTGGATagatctttttcttccctggaagtgtCACACCACCTGATCCCACATGGGAGCAAACGTGGCAACTCCAGCAACCTTAAATCTGTCTTTCATAGAGATAATAAGACTGATACGGACTGGCCAGCATACACTGAAATGTACATGATCAATTGAAGAAATCTTCCCCCAAAAAAGGGGAAATAAGCTCAGAATAATATAAGTGTATTATAATCAATGCGTTGGTATGTACTAAAGCATTCTCCCCTCGTTATGAGGATGAGGTAAATACTTCTTTAGAAttaaagaatggagctcagaagtgCAACTTACCAGCATCGAGTCAGATCCAACATGTAACTGCTTCGATCCCTATCATGAGGAAGAGCCTGTCATTCAATACTTACATCTAtatgttaccatagacaagatgctgtCTGTCCTGTGTGGGAACTGGGTTGGCCACACAACTATTTGAGCAGCCACCCAAGGACCAAACACAACCACgtcaagggacttgtgggtatactcccgTAGGTAAAAGGTCGTGAAGGTGGTTTGACATTTCCAAATCTCAGTCTTCAGTTCCTGGCTAAATGGGAGGTTCCTTTTGAAGGCTAAGATGGGGTCTATACCCTTGACTTTGTGAGCTTTGATCCAAGCAGGTACAGTACCTCTACCCTCTCGGTTTATGATGTCTGCACTACTTACAAAGCAAGAAAGGGATTGTGTTCTTTGAGGTCATTTGGGTCTGACTACGGATATAACATTCAACTTTCAAAGCAAGGAATGTACCCTATAGAAAGGAACCAGAACTAAGACTTTAAAACTGGTTTAAGACCCAAATCCAAAATTTCCAGTCAGGATTGCACTTCTCACCAATCTTTCAGAAACCCCTTGCATAGCTGTGACTGCACTACAACTATTGTAAAGTTCAAAGGAGAAGCTGACCCCTGTTAACTGGGAACTAGAAGTGGGATATgtttgaaaaatggttaaaaaaattaaaacaggatCGGTCACTGGAAGAGGAAGTGCCGGCTCATGGAGCCTATGGAGGTAAGGAAGAGACTTAGTTACAGTAGGCTAAGCAATCACTGCATAAGGCTGAATTACTCATGGAAGGCTAAGACGGCAAACTGAGCACTGGTAAGTAAAGAAGTGGTTAGAGTTAAGTAGACAGAAGAGTTAGGAGGCAGAGGCACATTACTAGATTAGTACCCCTTCAATGTGACCACAAAGTCAAAGAAACACTTATCCACAAGAATACTTTTCACTTGATCATGACCTGTATGTTCTCTTTTAATAGCACCTGAACTGGTTATACGACCCTTCATAACACATGTCATAAGTGATGGTGGATATACATTGTCAGCAGCAACATAAGTTACGCAGATGAGGGTTTTCACAAATGAAGACAAAGGAGGGAATGCCCTACTAAAAATACCTTGATAAGTTACCGAGTCAAAACTAAAGATTCTCAGTGAAAAAGAACTAAACACAAATAcataatgcaaaaaataaaaaaaaataaaagccattGAACACAAAACTCTACACGgcaaaaaaaataaacgataagtACAAGTGATACATACAAGATTAGATTATACCACTTACGCTGCTGAAAAGTGATGACTAATACAAAAGCTATTTACAGGCATCGAGAACAATGTGATTGGTACCTTAAgatataacaaaaataacaaaacgcTTTTTGGTATTACTAAGAGAGATCGATTATACTGGGGAGGGCTACtataagaaatgaaaaaaggaaaaatgtttaaTTATGGAGGACAAATATCAAGAACCTAACAAAATACTGGAATTATGAAAATACCATATTATACTTTACAATGCCTACTCAGTAAAATTAGGGGAGAAAATATTAAGCAGGCAGTAGTTATGAGTaaatacaggtattgctcgacttacgaccgagataggggccaagagatgagtcgtaagtcgagttggtcgtatgtcgaactagaaaagtgaagtttccatagatttattttgatatgttatgattcggcaatcatctggatcatattttgtcaatattttcttactgtctatcattattccattttcttgttgcataggatatcatatgctctataaatgcattattgtattctattcatcaattttggaagcatttcacaatcgagtactgaaaattttgtttacctttggttatgatcagctgatctgaaagtgccgctacctaccgtatcaaaatatggcgtactgTACATactatggcatatttttttatcatttcttaacttattagaaatatcttcatgatgaatattacatcaacgccaatatgttacaggaaatcagtttccatacagttcgtctaataattaggtataatgcgaaatcgttgtagctctttctgtgtgtcacagtgcgtgtgtgcgcgcgcacgctctcgcaatcgcatacgggtagttcattgaactacaatactgtatgaagctttaaagcttcatacagtattgtagttcaatattaagcctttatatttcattagacattactgtgtttaattgtggtttattaaagaacgtttatattttatttttcaatttcttgagcatatcaataatcaacaaatacttttaatttactttcggttggcatcagctgatctcaaggtcacgctgccgtattactattatgagcacatatatactgtatagtgcgaataacactgatttatataattttcttgacattcgaaatttcttcataatgcatattacatcagtgcCAATATGTTGTAGGGTATCACATTTCCATACAGTtcatttatagaccttattattagttataaaaggaatacgctctctctctctctctctctctctctctctctctctctctctctctctctctctctctctctctctctctctctctctctgtattttgtttttaattcaattgtatcttcatattttttttttaaattattaaaaaattctatatatcattatttgatcgtttcgattatgggaatagtaacgcatcggaaggaaatcacttgatttgcctctcgccttccgccagaaatatgacgtcaccagacttttttttcttaaatttacggtaagttgtactaatcttataactaataatacagaccactaaaacacttgatatcgttactgggtgtttcgataatgggaatgctgtaataagattactcggtaacaatgaaaggaaatcattcggtttgtcagcgcgcttccgccagatacatgacgtcacgtgacgtacagtaatctctaagaagaatgacttgcaaaatatgtaaattcattttctttgtttctcacaagaaatgaaaagaaaatactaacttaacaaaagtattttatttttataatgtaaaaggaaatatattattttcaagaaaatatttgccctaatagtatatttttttcagataaacatcgatccattatcagagattaaaaaagtagcgtacagtcaaatttacgctacgtagtactcatgacaaccgatacagaccctcaaaatactttgtatcgttatttaatatttagaTAATGgatatactaatattaatcgttagcctattggaaggaaatcactgtattgcccggaagctttccgccggtgatgtgacgtcaccagacatataatataaactcgacagatattaaaacttttcttaatgtatttttaactgaaaataaatactgaatattaacaataaaagaaaataataatttaccaagataaatcagtttatatgtatacaagaaaatagatcattttcaaggaaatattagtcctatttccgataaacttgtgacgtcatcaccctgaaaaaatggtcgtaaagtcgaatagtcgtatgtcgcataggtcgtaagtcgagcaatacctgtactgATAAACATGACTGTCAATACTGGGGACAATGAAAACTAGAAATAGGGCTACTGTACttatgattaatgatttacgaAATGCTTAAGTTTACTTATTTTCATACAATAAAGTGGCTCTGGTACTGTTCTTGCTTTAAGGATTCTATAGATTTATGGATCAAGTATGCAATTGCATAGGTTAGGCTTAGAAGTTGCAAAGTTGGACTAAAGTTTGGAGTAGGCTGGCAAAGACAGCCTATGGAAGCAACCCTTTTGATTTGATAGTGTAAataaaaatttggggaagtgccttggtatatgtatgtatgtgaaaaaaAGTTTATTGATATGACGCAATTTCCAGAAAACAAACTGGAACAGGTAAATTTGGTCCCATTAGCCACTTTTTTTAACTAATGTCCAGCTTTCACAGAGTTTCACAATAGTACAGCGATCTCAAAAATATAATTAAGCTATACAATAAAGGCAAAACAAATTTGCCCTTTTATCATGGATTAACAAGCATTATGTCTTCAAATCCTTATATGTACGactgtactttatttttttctaaaagtttaaaaatatatttgtcacTTATTTTTCAATTCAAGACCAACAAAAGCTTTCTAGTTGGTGAAATGAATAAAGGCAAAATACAGTACCGCATTCAAACTCAACAAAGTGAAGACCTATTAATCTGGTAAAACTTAGTGCACAACATACCTGTTTACAAAATTCTTCTACTGTTCTACCACCTTCAATAAAAAAGCTAAAGAATTCTGCATTCTTCTGCAAATGAGCTGAGATTAGAAGGCGGAGGTAAACCACAAGATAATCTGATGTTCCAGCGTCATTGATAATGGCCTCAACTCTCTCGACACTGCCACTTCCCTCTAAGTCATTAACAACTTGCATGAACTGAAAACAAGATTAAAACAAATTAGTCTCTTATACATAGCAGCAGAGGTAAATAAatgctgatggtgatgatattgaTCTTACACAAACATAAACAGTAGGTACGGTGGATTTTGCACGAGTACTGGACTCAAATCGCATATGAATTAAATAAGTAAATCTATGAAACATAAACTAATCAAATTTGAGAGGAAAGgttaatgaaattacaaaaaagGATCAACTGAAAAGGAAAGATGCACTAGGTCATAGTAGAGAATTGAATTATAGATATGCTACAACACCTAAGTACCGTAATCAAGTTTATTAAAATTTCATGAGTTTGATCACCAATACTTGGATACACATATAGAATTCAGGAAATAAAGCTTGGCACTGGGGCCAGGTAGGTCATTTAGCTCTAAGGTGAATCTGAGATTGGAACCTTGAAGTTCTGATTTATCAAATCTCAAGAAATAAACACCAAAAGTGTCTTAATTATAAGACAATCTACCAATAAATCATATAGAATAGTTTACAATTAataagccatcaaagcagcaactaaaatataaaaatattaaattaccaTGGAAAGGACGACATTAAAATGCAAGGTCTCAAATTActctcataaaaaaaatcaaaaattttaagtaatttttatttttcctaacatacttaccgagaactactttctttggagtcacttgtgatctctctttctcgaccaaggtttttcgcgccgttacccccctactccgttctctacataggcctacacccgccgccaaggaatgcgccccgagggcaggattagggcaggtcactgcctctctgggtcattctcctcattaagttcgtcgtatagcccaccctggcaatggaaggatggcactcggggacggaagggagggccattacccgaaagtagttctcggtaagtatgttaggaaaaataaaaattacttaaaatttttgatttgttccaacacaaatacttaccgagaactactttctttggagacttatactttaggaggcgggagtgcttttctgacacttgacttggcacgtagggcctagagggctatggaatgcgggggcctatcagagtgcgggagtgagggtaactgcgcaaccttacgctattatctaagactcaccttttgaaaaattcttctgacgatttcccccgaagtgtagtcgcgaagaatgtgttcatctttGGGGACAGCCTGTAAACTCCTAAGAGGAGAGCCAGAGAGCGGGTAGGCGATAAGGAGGGCTTCGCACTCGCTCCTATCGGAGGCTAGCCTCGCAAGTGCCTCTGGCCTCACCGCTACActgcttggagggcggcaatgactgtcccaatggagaaccagcttccttgtaggatctggcgatcacctgtcacaaccagaaggagatggtgtcttggaaacttgtttcttattaatacctgtggaaacgaagaggctcttgatatccggtcggagatgcgctgttctttccaggtattttctaattgttcgcactgggcacaattttaagtcttctgcattacctgtcttagggatggcaggaatcgagaaaccttcaaaactcgggtcccagactgccgggttttgagtcttggccacaaaagaaggtacgaacttgaaggatacttctttccacccttttgagtgagagacgtcgaatgacaaaccatggatctctcccactctcttagcggacgccaaggccagcaagaagacggccttgagggtgagatctttgtccacgatatccttcaagggttcaaagggggaacgacacatcatcttccggaccttgcctaagtcccactggggcacctttcccgcctgaggggggcaagactgctcgaagcttttgacaagcatcgctatgtctctcgaggcccccaggtcgatgcccttcaggaggaagacttggcctaaggcagcccgaacccctttaatggctgggattgacatccctgctttgtccctgagaaacaccagaaaatctgctatgtctgggacagaggccttaagaggtctaatgtgcctctcagagcaccacttcgtgacggaggtccattttgtctggtagaccgcggctgacgactttctcaggaatagagacattctcttagccgtggaggaagaatatctttctttcttcaggagccgctctttagtcttcagtcgtgaagacgtagggagagtgggctgtcgtggagcttgagaaagtgaggctggtgcagaaggtctgacctggcggacagaggccacggcggttgactcgataggtcttttagctccgcgaaccactctctctctccggccaccagggcgctaccaaagtcatctttaggtttcgggccatctttactctgttgagcacttgtcttatcaacgtgaaaagggggaaaggcgtacacatccagattgtcccacttgtgctgaaaagtcttctaaggctgctttcgggtctggtacaggggagcaatagactgggagttgggcgttgaggttgttgcaaagaggtcaaccaccggggaaccccagcgttgaatgatgagcttggctattcctgggagaagggaccattctgtccctactatctggcccattttgctgaggctgtcggccagaacgtttttcttcccgggaatgaaccttgctaacatcaccacttgattttctttcgctcaatctagactctctatggtgagatcgcacaactccttcaattacaagtaccctgcttctttatgtatgccactaccgtggcgttgtcgcacatccacgccacggtgttcccctttagcagacttgcgaagtgtaggcacgccttctggactgcttccaactccaggacattgatgaggagttgcctctccccttccaaccaggtctctcgtgccgtttcgtcgaggagaaGGGCTctccatccctggttggaggcgtctgtgaacagtagtaactcgggagggccggtcccgaaggtcgtccccttgagtgagttcgactggcaatgccaccattctagggagggtctcgtgtttggaaggactgggattagcacctgctgtgaatccgtctgtcaccagaggttactgagattccattggatggatctgagccttaccctcccttggggaactaggttctccaatgagaccaggtgacctatcagcctctgccagtctttcgccctcctggggttttctgacaggaacggctgactattatgcctgaggtttcttatcttatcctccgaagggaaaattttccccgaatgatgtctaatgtcattcccaagtagttcattccggtggatggggatagatttgactacttcgggttgattacgatccccagatccttgcaaaactggaggagacttctcccttgttcctccaagaggaccattgaggcggaaagaagccaccagtcgtccaggtatctgatagggcggatgcctcgttcgtgagctcccactgcgacagccgtggagagactcgtgaacacttggggcgctgttgacagaccaaagcaaagggtcctgaattgcaggatctgggaaccctatttcacccggaggaacttcacGACCCgtggtgtggaccggaatctggaagtatgcgtccttggggtcgatggtcatcatataatctttctccctcaaggacagcaggactgaattctgagtgtccattttgaagtccgtcttcttgacgaacctgttgagagctgacagatctataaccggtctccaccccccggtcgctttctccaccaggaacaggcgactgtagaaacctggccctgggagaagaacttcttccatggcacccttctctagcatggactacacctcctcttgaagggcggtcctctttaacgggtctttgggatctagccattctatccggttggccggaaaaagcgggggtggttccgttaggaacggaagtctgtagccctcctttagtacggacactgtccaaggttctgctccttgagccttccatgcttgtcaatgacgtctgaggcatcctccaatccgaggg from Palaemon carinicauda isolate YSFRI2023 chromosome 34, ASM3689809v2, whole genome shotgun sequence includes the following:
- the LOC137626441 gene encoding ubiquitin thioesterase OTUB1-like, whose amino-acid sequence is MGFPEFTTEDFHDMFMQVVNDLEGSGSVERVEAIINDAGTSDYLVVYLRLLISAHLQKNAEFFSFFIEGGRTVEEFCKQEVEPMYRECDHLHIVALTAALGVGVRVMYLDRGDGATVATHDFPEDKEPIIHLLYRPGHYDVLYMA